From the genome of Mucilaginibacter paludis DSM 18603:
AAACTACAACATGATAACAAGAGTTTGACTATTGATATTGGAGAGGCTGTTTCTATTGAAGCAGCTTTTTTAATTTATAGGACAGGCTTGTAATTTATGATAAACAAAATGGATGCGTTTGATGATATAATTCGTATTTTAGCATTCTAATTAATTTTTTCAGATGTCGATCTGGCAGAAAATCGGTGCCTATTGGAATTATCTGGTAGGCAGCCCTCATAGTTTCTCTCTACAATTCAGGATATTTCATTCCATTAGTATTATCGCGTTTTTGGCCTTAGCCTACAACGTTCCGTTTAATTATTTTATCGGCCTTCCGTGGATAGCTTTGGTTAGTTTTGTTGTACTCACCATATTATGTTACATTTATTATTTATCGCGTTTTAAAAATAAAACAGAACTCAGTATCGTGTTTTTTTGTGTTCTGGCCAATTTGCTATTTATTGCCAACTATTTTATCAATTGGGGTATAAGCGGCCCTACAGATATACTGATGGCTGGAACCTTGCTTTTAATGATCAGCACGGCTCCGCCTAAACAATACAAAATCTGGATTCCCATCAATATTGCCGTTATCTTGTCGCTGCATGGTATCGAGTACCGGTATCCTTTACTGGTGCCAAATACCTATGTCACTGTAGCCGATAGGTTTTTGGATGTGTCATCTGCTTACCTGGTGGTGGTGGTTTTAATGTACTATACAGTTACCTATATCCGTAAAAATTACGAGCTTGAACGGAAGTCATCAGAGGATAGGGCGCAGTCCATTGAAATTAAAAATCAATACATCCTGGTTCAAAACCTGGAATTGGAACGATTGAACGCCGAAAAAAATAAGTTGATGTCCATCATCGCCCATGACCTTAGATCGCCACTGGGCAATATTCAAAATTATCTTGAACTATTGGATGAATATTCCTTAGATGCCGAAGAGCGGAAAATAATTGAAAAAGACCTGCTTAAACTCACGCAGGATACAACCAGTATGCTATCAAAAGTGCTTAGCTGGTCTAAAGCACAAATGGATGGGGTAACGGTTAAGCTCAACTCAGTTAACTTATTCGAAGCATTAGCCAATACACTGGAGCTTGAAAAAGCCATTGCCGGTAAAAAAGGCATCGCGCTAAGCTATGGCGTAGAGCAAACTATTAAAATAATGGCTGATGTTGATATGCTTCAGCTTATTGTACGTAACCTGATTAACAATGCCATCAAATTTACCCCGGCCGGTGGGGAAATTGAAATCTCGGCCAGTTCGATTCATAACAACTGCCTTTTAATGGTGAAAGATACTGGTACGGGTATCCCTTACGAGCAACAAAGGGATCTTTTTTCTCTCAAAGCCACGTCGACATTCGGCACCGAGAACGAAAAAGGAATAGGGCTGGGCCTAAAGCTATGTAAAGAGTTTACTGAATTGCAGGCCGGTGAAATATGGATGGAAAGTATTCCCGGCAAGGGCACTGCTTTTTATGTTTCGTTGCCGCTGGCCCTGCCTGTTACCTGATGCTACCTGACCGCTGGCAATAGCTAATCCCTTTTATTTGTATCATAAATTGATTTAATTTGCGGCGAGGATAAAATCCCATCATCCAACAAAACACAACATGCAACATTGGCTCGTAAAAAGTGAACCTGTAAAATATAGCTGGGAAAAATTTAACCAGGATGGCCGCACCTTTTGGGATGGCGTGCGTAATTACCAGGCGCGTAACAACCTGCGGGAAATGAAAGAGGGCGACCTTGTTCTGTATTACCACAGTAACGAGGGCAAGGCCGTTGTAGGTATTGCCAAAGTAGTGAAGGCGTTTTACCAGGACCCCACCACCGACGATAAAAACTGGGTAGTAGTTGATTTGGTGCCGGTAGAAACCATAAAAAACCCGGTCACCCTGGAACAAATTAAAGCCGACCCGCAATTAGCCAACATCAGCCTGGTACGCCAGGGCCGCCTATCGGTAATGCCCCTCAAAGCCGAGGAATTTGATAGGATATTGGAATTGGGTAGTTGAGTTGGGAGTCTTGAGCCGGGAGTCCTGAGTTCTGAGTCAGGAGTGTTTAGCCTTGAGACCGTAGAGCCGAATTTTGACTTAGGGCTCCCGACCCAAGACTTCGAACTCCCGGCTCAGAACTCCCACCTCAACACCGGTGCTTTAATTATTCCCCCTTCAGGGGGTTAGGGGGCTCTTAAAATTTGCTATCTTTGCGGCAAATGATTGCGATTAACAACCTTACGTTCGAGATTGGTGCAAGGGCCCTTTACGATGAAGCCAACTGGCATATAAAACCCGGAGAAAAAATTGGCCTGATTGGCGCCAATGGAACCGGTAAAACCACGCTACTGAAAATTATTGTAGGCGATTATAAACCTACATCGGGCACTATATCAAAAGCTAAGGATCTGGCTATGGGTTACCTCAACCAGGATCTGCTCTCGTACGCCTCCGATAAAAGTATATTGCACGTGGCCATGGAAGCTTTTGAGCGCCAAAATCAGCTGCATACCGAAATAGAAAGCCTGCTGCAAAAGCTGGAAACTGATTACAGCGAAGATTTGCTGCATAAGCTGAGCGACAGGCAAAGCGAATTTGAGGCCCTTGATGGCTACAATATAGAATACAAAGCCCACGAAATTTTAGCCGGTTTAGGTTTTAGCGAAGAGGATACCCACCGCAAGTTAAGCACCTTTTCGGGAGGCTGGCGCATGCGCGTAATGCTGGCCAAAATATTATTGCAAGCCCCGGATATTTTATTGCTGGATGAGCCTACCAACCACCTCGACTTACCATCTATCCAATGGCTGGAAGATTATTTAAAGGCCTTTGATGGCGCGGTAGTTATCGTATCGCACGATAGATGGTTTTTAGATAAGGTAATTAACCGCACCGTTGAATCGCGCAAAGGCAAACTGACGGTGTATGCGGGCAATTATTCTTTCTACCTCGAAGAAAAACAACTGCGTGGCGAGATACAAAAAGGTGAGTTTAAAAACCAACAAGCCAAAATTAAGCAAGAAGAAAAGCTGATTGAGCGTTTCCGTGCCAAGGCTTCCAAAGCTAAAATGGCGCAGTCGCGTATCAAGATGCTGGATAAGATGGAGCGTATTGAGGATGTGGATGATGATAACCCATCGGTAAACTTCAGCTTCCGTTTCTCTAAACAATCGGGCAGGCACGTGGTGGTGATGGAGCATGTCAACAAGAGTTATCCAACCATCGAAATTTTGAACGATGCCGAAGCCGTGATTGAAAAAGGCGACAAAATTGCCTTAATAGGTGCCAACGGTCGTGGTAAATCAACCGTGCTGCGGATGGTAGCCGGTGCCGATAACCAGTTTGAAGGTAAGGTAGAAACAGGTTACAACGTAACCCAAACCTTTTTTGCCCAGCACCAACTGGAATCATTACACCTGGAGAGCGAGATCTTGCAAGAACTGCAATCCTTTGCGCCAAGGCATACCGATACCGAGCTGCGCTCTATTTTAGGATCGTTCCTGTTTACCGGTGATGATGTGTTTAAAAAGATCAAGGTGTTATCCGGAGGCGAAAAATCGCGCGTGGCCTTGGCTAAAGCCTTAACCGCCGATGCCAACTTCCTTATCCTGGATGAGCCCACCAACCACTTGGATATCCAATCGGTAAATATATTGATCCAGGCGCTGCAGCAATACGAGGGTACCTTTATCGTCGTTTCGCACGATAGGTATTTCCTGGATAACGTAGCCAACAAGATATGGTTTATCGAAGATCATAAAATCAAGGTGTATCCGGGTAACTATGCCGAGTACGATGTTTGGCAGGCTAAACGTAAGTTGGAGCCTAAAGCAGCCGTACCGGCCCCTCAGCCTAAAAAGGAAGAGAAAAAGCCCGAACCCGTTAAACAACAGCAACACGGCGACGATAAATCCAAACAGTTAAAAAAGCTGAACCAGGATTTGTCTAAAATGGAAGAGAAAATTGCGGAGCTTGAAGCCGCCGTAAAGCAGCTGGAAAATAAACTGGCCGAAGATGGTGTTTACAATAACCCGGCAAAATCGAAAGAAGTAAACGCCTCGTACCAGCAAAAAAAGAACGAGCTAAACCTGATCCAGCAAAATTGGGAAGCCTTAGCCGGGCAGATATTGGAACTGGAAGCGTAGGGGTAGAAAAGGTAATTGAGCTGATTGCCGGTAGTATAAACCAACGTCGTTGCGGGTAACCGATCCGGCCAGTAGGAAAGAAGTAGAAATGACGTTTGAAAAGCATCTTAAACTATGTCATTGCGAGGTACGAAGCAATCGCACGGAGGCATGTTCGCCGTGCGATTGCTTCGTGCCTCGAAATGATGCTTTTATGCTGGCTGTCAATAAGATAAGAAGTCGTCATTGCGAGGAGGAACGACGAAGCAATCTCTAAACCGTACAGGGCGAACCTACAGAGCGGCTCTGGCAATTTGGAGAGCGCTTTCTGGTCCGGTGAGAAGTCGTCGGTGGGGACACCGACGAAGGGATAGCGGAAACCGACTACGTGATGTATATTGACTGTCAGTAACTTATACGGCTCTTGTGACGAAAAACAAAGCAATGGCAAACTAACCCAATATGATCAAACTCCGGCTACCTTTAATCCTGCTATTCATCACCGCGAAGCTTTTCGGGCAGCAAGCCATTAACGATAACCGCACCTACCAGGCAAACATCAAATCAGTCGAGTTTTATAATACCGCCAAAGAACAATCGTTCCCGGCTATCAACCTCAAATCAACAGATGCCCTGCTGCTCGCCTTTGACGATCTGCACGGCGGCACCCAATACTATAATTACACCATCCAGCATTGCGATGCCGACTGGAACCCCTCGCAACTATCCCCGGCAGAATACCTGCAAAGCTTTACCGAAGATCGCATAACAGACTACCGCTATTCCACCAATACCCGTCAAAAATACACCCACTACGAGCTCACGTTACCTAATCAAAACATTTCGCCAAAGCTCTCCGGAAATTATCTGCTTAAGGTTTATTTAAATGGCGACGTAAACCAAATCGTACTAACACGGCGCTTTTACGTGGTGGAATCAAAAGTAAGTATCGGTGCAACCATCGTTCCGTCAAACAATAACGCGCTGCGCCAAAGCAACCAAAAAATTAACTTCCAGGTTAACTACGGCGGGTTGCTGGTGCAAAATCCCAATACAGATATCCGGGCGCTGGTATTACAGAACGGGCGTACCGATAAATCAAAATTGAACACTGCGCCATCCAATCTGCGCGGCAGCTTATTGATTTACAATGATGTAAATACCAACGATTTTGAGGGCGGTAACGAGTTCAGGCATTTTGATTTACGGTCGTTAAAACTAAACTCCGAACGGATAGGCCGCATTTACCGCGACACCGCAAACACCGTCATCTTATTGGGCGACCCTAACCGCAATCAGCCTGCGTATTCTTTCCAGTACGATAACGACGGTAAATTTTATATCCTGAACCAGGATGGCAGCAACCCCCGTATTGATGCCGACTACGCACACATCTATTTTAGCCTGGCCGGTAATAAAAGCGATAACGACGGGGCCGCCTATATTGTGGGCCAGTTTAATAACTATCAATTAGACCAGCAAAGCCGGATGTTGTTTGACAGTGCTAAAGGCCGGTTTTATACCGACTTGTTTTTAAAGCAAGGCGTATACGATTATGAGTACATCTGGGTTGATAAAAACAGCAAAGCCCCCGACGAAATAGCCTTTGAAGGCTCTTACTACGAAACCGAAAACGATTACCAGATTTTAGTATACTTCTGCCGACCTGGCACCCGCTACCAGGAACTGGTGGGCTATACCCAGCTCAATACCACCAAAAGGTAAAGGCTTAACGTAAGGTGTACTATTGCAATACGTTTCCAGTTCAATCAGGGCGTTGCCTTCGGCCCGCGCTTTCCACTCATACTGCACAGAGGCCTTAGCCACAGGCCGGTACCCGTTGCAATCGCTAACGCTGGTATAATCACCAATTATTTGCTTACAGCATGTAATTAAAACAGCATTTGCAACTGCGTATCCGGCTCAAAATTTATCACCTGTACTTTTTACACCGCTTTGCCGCTTGTTATCCTTTACCCCGAAAGCCAATTAACAATAGCGTAGGCATAATCCGTTTATTAATTGCTGCTCAATAAAAAAGTGGGCTCTATCTTTATCTGATCCACTAAAACAGGCAAAAAACTTAAGCCAATTATTTAAAACGTCGTTTCAGCGCTTTTTTAAGGCGCTTTTTACCAAAAAATCGAAACATTTGGTCAATTTTTAAAAATCCTCGGGTGGCTTTTTTAATACGTTTGTGCCTATATAAACCAAATATAAACCCGGCAATGCAGCGCTATACATAGTTTGCATTGTAAATTAATAAACCCATGAGCAAACTTACAATTTGTTTGTATTGCCATTTGCGACGCTATCGTGCTTCTATCGCTGTAAACAGCAAACCTTACACGTTTTATTTAAATAATAACGGGCATGCGGCTAAGCGCGTGTCTTTAGCAACTGCGCCACCCTGTGGCCAGGCTAAATTGTAAACCATTTTTATTCAACTACTTAAAAACAGCAATATGATTAAATTTAACTTACTATTTGTTTTACTGCTCACTTGTTTTGCGGGTATCAGCAGGGCCCAGGGCATCGTGGTATCCGGCAAGGTGACCGAGAAGGGAAGCAACGAGCCTATACCAGGCGTAACCGTTATGGTTAAAGGCGGCACCCAGGGTGCCCAAACCGCTGTTGATGGTACTTACCGGTTAACTATTACCGGCAAAGGGCCTTTAATATTGATATTCCGGTCCATTAGCTATAAAAGCGTTGAGCAGGCAATTACCGGGAGCCAAACCTTAAACATACAGTTAGAGATGGCTACCAATACCCTTAACGAGGTAGTGGCCATTGGTTATGCCTCAATAAAACGGAAGGAGCTCACCGGTTCATCGGCATCCGTTAGTGGCGACGATTTAAAACTGGCCCCGGTAACTACCGCTGCTCAAGCTTTAACCGGCAAAGCAGCGGGCGTAAGCGTAATTACACAAAGCGGCGCGCCCGGGGCCGATATCAATATCGTTATCCGTGGTGGTACCACCATTACCCAGGGATCGTCGCCTTTATATATTGTAGATGGTTTCCAGATGGACAATGCCTTACGCGAGGTTGATATTAATGATATTGCCTCTATCGATGTGTTGAAGGACGCTTCGTCTACGGCCATTTACGGGTCGCGTGGCTCAAACGGCGTAGTGCTCATCACTACCAAATCTGCAAAGGCGGGCAAAACCGAGGTATCATACAACGGCTACTACGGCACTGAAAAACTGGGCAAAAAGCTACAGCTTTTAAACGTGCTCGATTACGTGAAATACCAGTACGAATTTCAAAACCTGGCCGGTAAAGATGCCAACTGGGCAGCTTATTTTGGCGGCGACATTAACGCGCCCGATTATTATACAGGTGCCTACAGCCGTATCAATGCCGATTACGCATCCAGGGAGGGGATTGACTGGCAGGACGTGGTTTTTGGCGGCCGTGCTACCAGCCAGAACCATAACATCAACATCAACAGTGGTAACGACAGAACCAGGTTTATGCTCAGCTATAATAATACCGGCGAAAACGGCATTTTAGCTAAACATAGTTATCTTAAAAACGGTATCAGGCTCAAACTCAATCACGAGATATGGAAGGGCCTGCGCGCAGATTTTAATACCAACTTCCAGGATACCCGTACTGAGGGAGGCGGCTCATTAGGTGGCGCACTTAAAATGACTATCCTGCAACCGGTAACCGGTGGTAAAATGTATACCAACCAGCAACTGATAGGTACAGATATCAGCGATAGCATGCTGGCTTATGATTCGCAGTATGATGTGTATAACCCCATTATTACGAATGATGCCGTAACCAATACCAGCCTTAACCGACAATTTTCTGGTAACGGCGGCCTGGAACTGGATATAACCAAGGATATTAAGCTGCGCACATCGGGCAGTTACCTTTGGCGGCAAATACGTGCTGATTATTGGGATGATGGCCGCACAAAAACTGCCCAGAACAATGGCGGCCCATACGGCTCGCGCAATAATAGCGAAAAGTATACCTGGCAGATTACCAATACTTTAAACTGGAGCCATAATTTTGGCAAACACAACGTAGGTTTCCTTTTGGGGCAAGAGGTAAACTACAGCCAGTCCGAAAACCTGAATAACAGCTATTACCAGTTCCCGGTCAGTAACTTTGGCTTAAACGACGTGAGCCAGGCTACCAATATTAAAAATACATATAGTTCGGGGCTTAGCCGTTATAGCCTGTCGTCGTTTTTTGGACGGGGCTCATATAACTACCAGGGGCGCTACATAGCCAATTTTACGCTACGCGCGGATGGCTCGTCTAAATTTGCTCCTGGTAATCAATGGGGTTATTTCCCGTCGGTATCGGCTGCATGGCGTATCTCTGAAGAGAAATTTATGCAGGCCCAAAATGTAATTAATAATTTAAAGCTCCGCGTGGGCTACGGTACATCCGGCAATAATGATATTGACGATTATGTATATGTTACCAGTTACGGCTCGGGCAGCTACGCCGTTAATAATGCAAACTTCCAAACGCTGGTACCTGGCAGCGTGGTGGGTAACCCCAGGGTTAAATGGGAAAAAACCGTTTCTACCGATATCGGCCTGGATATTGATATTTTTAAGAGCCGCATCAGCTTCTCGGCAGATTATTATAATAATGAGTCAAACAACCTTTTAATTCAGAATCAGATTCCTTCGTCTTCGGGTTATACCACTCAGTTTCAAAATATTGGCGCCATCCGTAACCGTGGCGTAGAGTTTGTTTTAAGCAGTAATAATATTGCCACCAAACAATTCAGGTGGAAAACCAGCTTCAATATTTCTTTCAACCGGTCAAAGGTACTTGCTATTTACGGGCAGAGCGATAACGATTATTTTATCAGTAATTACGGTAGCCGTATTGATTACATGATTAAAGTTGGCGCGCCGCTTGGCCAGTTTTATGGCTATAAATACGCGGGCGTTTATACTACCGACGATTTTAATCAGAATGCCGATGGCACCTACACACTAAAAAATGGGGTACCACGCGCCAAGGCCGCAGCCCCGGCAAATGTTAAACCCGGCGACGTGAAATATGTAACCACCGCTGGCGATAAAGATGCCAATGGCAACCCAACATGGTCGGCAAACGATCGTACCGTAATTGGCAACGCACAGCCCAAGTACCAGGGTGGTATTACCAATACCTTTAATTATAAGGGATTAGACTTAACCGTGTTTATGAATTTTTCGGTAGGTAACCAGATATTCAACATGAACTCGCAACGTTTTATAGGCCCTTACCTGCCCAACCAAAATACGCTTGCCGTAATGAACACCCGCTTTACGCTCATTGATCCGCTTACAGGCAAGCAAACCACCAATTTGAGCCGCCTGGCGGCGCTTAACCCACAACAGCACGATCCGAATGCCATGTGGAGCCTGCATGCCGATAATAAAATTGCTATTACCGACGCGCTTGACTATTACCTTGAAGACGGTTCTTTTTTGCGGCTCAGCACCATTACCCTGGGTTACGCCCTGCCTAAAAACCTGATTAGCAAGGTTAAGATGAGCAACCTGCGGGTGTATTGCACGCTTAACAACATTTATACTTTCACCAAATACAAGGGTTATGATCCCGAAGTATCGGCAACGTCGAGCATATTGAATATGGGCGTTGATAACTCGGCTTATCCCCGCTCAAAGAGCGTGGTATTTGGCCTTAATGTTACATTTTAAAGCATCATCAACATGAAAAAAATATTTTATATCGCCTTAGCTGTAGTTGCCCTGGTATCAAGCAGCTCTTGTAAAAAGTTTTTAGACCTGCCGTCGCAATCGAAGTTTAACAGCGAAACCATCTTTGAAACTGTAAACAGGGCCGAGATGGTGGTAGTGGGCTGCTACTCACAAACCTTTAACCGGGAGTTTTATTATCAGTTGGGCATGGGTACCGACGAGTGTTTTTCTACCGAATCTGAAACTAACAGTAAAAACCAGGTAGCCAATTATGTGTATACGCCGGCCAATATTCCAACATCAACCTATACGGCCATGTATGCCGGTATTGAATATGCCAACGTGGCCATTAAGGGCATCAAGGGTATGAAAGCCAATTCGGCTACGGAGCAAACTAAATTGGATATGCTGCTGGGCGAGGCTTATGCCATCCGGGCCATGAATTATTTAAATATTGTGCGTTTTTTTGGCGATGTGCCCTATAGCACAGAACCCGTGGCCGAAACCGGTATCTTTACCTCATCGCGCGTAAGCCGAGATATTATTTACGACGGTTGTATCAGCGATTTGCAAACTGCCATTGGCCTGCTGCCATGGAAAAGTGCCGGCCTGGTGCCTACGCCCGAGCGCTTTACCAAAAACTCAGCTTATGGTATACTGGCCCGCGTGGCCTTATACGCGGCCGGGTATTCGTTACGCTGGGACCTCACATCTTACTCCGCCGGATCGGTAAAAATTGCCCAACGCCCTGATGCCAACCGCATTAAGGAGCTTTACAAAATTGCGGCGGATGCCTGCAAGGCTGTGATTGACCGGGGCGAAAACAGCTTGCTGCCCAGTTACGAAAATGTTTTCCGCACGCTGATCAAAACGCAGTACAACAACGAGTCTATGTTGGAGTTTGGCCAGTATGGCAATGATAATAACAGTTCGGCAGTGGGTTATACCAATGGCATTTATGCCCATACCAGTTGTATGTATGGCAAGAGCCAGCCAGCCATGGGGGTAACACCAACCTACTGGTATGATTTTGCCGCTGGCGATACCCGGCGCGATGTAACTATTTGCAATTACTCGATTAATGCCGATAACGGCCACGAAATGAATTCGTATACCAGCAATACCATAGGCAAGTTCAGGGTTAACTGGGCCAGCAAAAACGGTACCGCCATTAATAAACGCGACATTAACTGGCCCATACTGCGCTACTCGGATGTATTGCTGATGTATGCCGAAGCGCTTAACGAGTACAACAACAACCCTACCGCCGAAGCAAAAACTGCCTTTGAGCAGGTACGCACCAGGGCCTTTGGTGGCGATGCTACCAAAATTGGCACCACACCAACCGACTACCTGGGCTTTAGAAATGCTATTATTAACGAGCGCAAGTTTGAGTTTGGCTTTGAAGCATTAAGGCGCACCGACCTGGCCCGCTGGGGTATTTTATACGAAACACTCAGCAAAACCAAACAGAACCTGATTGATATGGCTAACAAAACCGGTGCCTATGCCAATATTGATCTGTACAGGGTATATAAACGTGCCGTTGCCACCACCTTTGAGGATCCGATGGTAGCAATACCGTATACTGGCTATAAAACC
Proteins encoded in this window:
- a CDS encoding sensor histidine kinase, with translation MSIWQKIGAYWNYLVGSPHSFSLQFRIFHSISIIAFLALAYNVPFNYFIGLPWIALVSFVVLTILCYIYYLSRFKNKTELSIVFFCVLANLLFIANYFINWGISGPTDILMAGTLLLMISTAPPKQYKIWIPINIAVILSLHGIEYRYPLLVPNTYVTVADRFLDVSSAYLVVVVLMYYTVTYIRKNYELERKSSEDRAQSIEIKNQYILVQNLELERLNAEKNKLMSIIAHDLRSPLGNIQNYLELLDEYSLDAEERKIIEKDLLKLTQDTTSMLSKVLSWSKAQMDGVTVKLNSVNLFEALANTLELEKAIAGKKGIALSYGVEQTIKIMADVDMLQLIVRNLINNAIKFTPAGGEIEISASSIHNNCLLMVKDTGTGIPYEQQRDLFSLKATSTFGTENEKGIGLGLKLCKEFTELQAGEIWMESIPGKGTAFYVSLPLALPVT
- a CDS encoding EVE domain-containing protein translates to MQHWLVKSEPVKYSWEKFNQDGRTFWDGVRNYQARNNLREMKEGDLVLYYHSNEGKAVVGIAKVVKAFYQDPTTDDKNWVVVDLVPVETIKNPVTLEQIKADPQLANISLVRQGRLSVMPLKAEEFDRILELGS
- the abc-f gene encoding ribosomal protection-like ABC-F family protein, whose protein sequence is MIAINNLTFEIGARALYDEANWHIKPGEKIGLIGANGTGKTTLLKIIVGDYKPTSGTISKAKDLAMGYLNQDLLSYASDKSILHVAMEAFERQNQLHTEIESLLQKLETDYSEDLLHKLSDRQSEFEALDGYNIEYKAHEILAGLGFSEEDTHRKLSTFSGGWRMRVMLAKILLQAPDILLLDEPTNHLDLPSIQWLEDYLKAFDGAVVIVSHDRWFLDKVINRTVESRKGKLTVYAGNYSFYLEEKQLRGEIQKGEFKNQQAKIKQEEKLIERFRAKASKAKMAQSRIKMLDKMERIEDVDDDNPSVNFSFRFSKQSGRHVVVMEHVNKSYPTIEILNDAEAVIEKGDKIALIGANGRGKSTVLRMVAGADNQFEGKVETGYNVTQTFFAQHQLESLHLESEILQELQSFAPRHTDTELRSILGSFLFTGDDVFKKIKVLSGGEKSRVALAKALTADANFLILDEPTNHLDIQSVNILIQALQQYEGTFIVVSHDRYFLDNVANKIWFIEDHKIKVYPGNYAEYDVWQAKRKLEPKAAVPAPQPKKEEKKPEPVKQQQHGDDKSKQLKKLNQDLSKMEEKIAELEAAVKQLENKLAEDGVYNNPAKSKEVNASYQQKKNELNLIQQNWEALAGQILELEA
- a CDS encoding type IX secretion system plug protein; this translates as MIKLRLPLILLFITAKLFGQQAINDNRTYQANIKSVEFYNTAKEQSFPAINLKSTDALLLAFDDLHGGTQYYNYTIQHCDADWNPSQLSPAEYLQSFTEDRITDYRYSTNTRQKYTHYELTLPNQNISPKLSGNYLLKVYLNGDVNQIVLTRRFYVVESKVSIGATIVPSNNNALRQSNQKINFQVNYGGLLVQNPNTDIRALVLQNGRTDKSKLNTAPSNLRGSLLIYNDVNTNDFEGGNEFRHFDLRSLKLNSERIGRIYRDTANTVILLGDPNRNQPAYSFQYDNDGKFYILNQDGSNPRIDADYAHIYFSLAGNKSDNDGAAYIVGQFNNYQLDQQSRMLFDSAKGRFYTDLFLKQGVYDYEYIWVDKNSKAPDEIAFEGSYYETENDYQILVYFCRPGTRYQELVGYTQLNTTKR
- a CDS encoding SusC/RagA family TonB-linked outer membrane protein; its protein translation is MIKFNLLFVLLLTCFAGISRAQGIVVSGKVTEKGSNEPIPGVTVMVKGGTQGAQTAVDGTYRLTITGKGPLILIFRSISYKSVEQAITGSQTLNIQLEMATNTLNEVVAIGYASIKRKELTGSSASVSGDDLKLAPVTTAAQALTGKAAGVSVITQSGAPGADINIVIRGGTTITQGSSPLYIVDGFQMDNALREVDINDIASIDVLKDASSTAIYGSRGSNGVVLITTKSAKAGKTEVSYNGYYGTEKLGKKLQLLNVLDYVKYQYEFQNLAGKDANWAAYFGGDINAPDYYTGAYSRINADYASREGIDWQDVVFGGRATSQNHNININSGNDRTRFMLSYNNTGENGILAKHSYLKNGIRLKLNHEIWKGLRADFNTNFQDTRTEGGGSLGGALKMTILQPVTGGKMYTNQQLIGTDISDSMLAYDSQYDVYNPIITNDAVTNTSLNRQFSGNGGLELDITKDIKLRTSGSYLWRQIRADYWDDGRTKTAQNNGGPYGSRNNSEKYTWQITNTLNWSHNFGKHNVGFLLGQEVNYSQSENLNNSYYQFPVSNFGLNDVSQATNIKNTYSSGLSRYSLSSFFGRGSYNYQGRYIANFTLRADGSSKFAPGNQWGYFPSVSAAWRISEEKFMQAQNVINNLKLRVGYGTSGNNDIDDYVYVTSYGSGSYAVNNANFQTLVPGSVVGNPRVKWEKTVSTDIGLDIDIFKSRISFSADYYNNESNNLLIQNQIPSSSGYTTQFQNIGAIRNRGVEFVLSSNNIATKQFRWKTSFNISFNRSKVLAIYGQSDNDYFISNYGSRIDYMIKVGAPLGQFYGYKYAGVYTTDDFNQNADGTYTLKNGVPRAKAAAPANVKPGDVKYVTTAGDKDANGNPTWSANDRTVIGNAQPKYQGGITNTFNYKGLDLTVFMNFSVGNQIFNMNSQRFIGPYLPNQNTLAVMNTRFTLIDPLTGKQTTNLSRLAALNPQQHDPNAMWSLHADNKIAITDALDYYLEDGSFLRLSTITLGYALPKNLISKVKMSNLRVYCTLNNIYTFTKYKGYDPEVSATSSILNMGVDNSAYPRSKSVVFGLNVTF
- a CDS encoding RagB/SusD family nutrient uptake outer membrane protein translates to MKKIFYIALAVVALVSSSSCKKFLDLPSQSKFNSETIFETVNRAEMVVVGCYSQTFNREFYYQLGMGTDECFSTESETNSKNQVANYVYTPANIPTSTYTAMYAGIEYANVAIKGIKGMKANSATEQTKLDMLLGEAYAIRAMNYLNIVRFFGDVPYSTEPVAETGIFTSSRVSRDIIYDGCISDLQTAIGLLPWKSAGLVPTPERFTKNSAYGILARVALYAAGYSLRWDLTSYSAGSVKIAQRPDANRIKELYKIAADACKAVIDRGENSLLPSYENVFRTLIKTQYNNESMLEFGQYGNDNNSSAVGYTNGIYAHTSCMYGKSQPAMGVTPTYWYDFAAGDTRRDVTICNYSINADNGHEMNSYTSNTIGKFRVNWASKNGTAINKRDINWPILRYSDVLLMYAEALNEYNNNPTAEAKTAFEQVRTRAFGGDATKIGTTPTDYLGFRNAIINERKFEFGFEALRRTDLARWGILYETLSKTKQNLIDMANKTGAYANIDLYRVYKRAVATTFEDPMVAIPYTGYKTLSPTDSTTLARAGNVVLRMHGASILNAQGLLTATAPLVINLFRGLEREKVEILPLATSIIDVNPGLKGQQQPKY